Proteins from a genomic interval of Micromonospora sp. NBC_00389:
- a CDS encoding M1 family metallopeptidase yields the protein MRVTRRRLRVGVGLLVTGALALSGCNSAAPEAAPSPSASPTPSRTFTAGAAGVGDAYFPSYGNGGYDVGRYTVKVRYDPAKDRLTGTATVQATATADLSTFNLDLAGLTVKTVTVDGAPATHTREKNELVIKPAAGLITGNGFVAEIAYEGVPKPLKNEVLGEGGFLHTSDGAIALGQPESASTWFPVNDHPSDKAAYDFEITVPDGLTAVSNGVPGGKASTDGWTTWKWSEKSPMASYLSTLVIGKFRITTAEHKGRPVYNAVTTTVAKGAADASIAQTVKVADYLESVFGPYPFDAYGGVVVSDSRIAYALETQSRPVYSAGFFRRGENTEVVAHELAHQWFGDSVALAKWEDIWLNEGFATYAEWLWAEHTKEYTAKQAFDIRYAQVPAQVWKTPPGKPGAKELFSESVYQRGGMTLHALRVAVGDKAFFEIVKTWAAEKRNGTATTAEFVALAERISGKQLDALFDAWLYGTKKPSTPKAL from the coding sequence ATGCGGGTGACGAGGCGCAGGTTGCGGGTTGGTGTCGGTCTGCTGGTGACCGGGGCGCTCGCACTGTCCGGATGCAACTCGGCCGCCCCGGAGGCGGCGCCGTCGCCGAGTGCGTCCCCGACGCCGTCGCGGACCTTCACCGCGGGCGCGGCCGGGGTCGGCGACGCCTACTTCCCGAGCTACGGCAACGGCGGCTACGACGTCGGGCGGTACACCGTCAAGGTGCGCTACGACCCGGCGAAGGATCGGCTGACCGGCACGGCCACCGTGCAGGCCACCGCGACGGCCGACCTGTCGACGTTCAACCTCGACCTGGCCGGCCTGACCGTCAAGACGGTCACCGTGGACGGCGCACCGGCCACCCACACCCGGGAGAAGAACGAGCTGGTGATCAAGCCGGCGGCCGGGCTGATCACGGGCAACGGCTTCGTCGCCGAGATCGCCTACGAGGGGGTGCCGAAGCCGCTGAAGAACGAGGTGCTTGGCGAGGGCGGTTTCCTGCACACCTCCGACGGTGCCATCGCGCTGGGCCAGCCCGAGTCGGCGAGCACCTGGTTCCCGGTCAACGACCACCCGTCCGACAAGGCGGCGTACGACTTCGAGATCACCGTCCCGGACGGCCTCACCGCGGTCAGCAACGGTGTGCCGGGCGGCAAGGCCAGCACGGACGGCTGGACCACCTGGAAGTGGTCGGAGAAGTCGCCGATGGCCAGTTACCTGAGCACGCTGGTGATCGGCAAGTTCCGGATCACCACCGCCGAGCACAAGGGACGGCCGGTGTACAACGCGGTCACCACCACGGTGGCCAAGGGCGCCGCGGACGCGTCGATCGCCCAGACCGTCAAGGTGGCCGACTACCTGGAGAGCGTGTTCGGGCCGTACCCGTTCGACGCGTACGGCGGCGTGGTGGTCTCCGACAGTCGCATCGCGTACGCGCTGGAGACGCAGAGCCGTCCGGTCTACTCCGCCGGCTTCTTCCGGCGCGGCGAGAACACCGAGGTGGTCGCCCACGAGCTGGCCCACCAGTGGTTCGGCGACAGTGTGGCGCTGGCCAAGTGGGAGGACATCTGGCTCAACGAGGGCTTCGCGACGTACGCGGAGTGGCTCTGGGCCGAGCACACCAAGGAGTACACCGCCAAGCAGGCGTTCGACATCCGGTACGCCCAGGTGCCGGCCCAGGTGTGGAAGACGCCGCCGGGCAAGCCGGGGGCGAAGGAGTTGTTCAGCGAGTCGGTCTACCAGCGCGGCGGGATGACCCTGCACGCGCTGCGGGTGGCCGTCGGCGACAAGGCGTTCTTCGAGATCGTCAAGACCTGGGCGGCGGAGAAGCGCAACGGCACCGCCACCACCGCCGAGTTCGTGGCCCTCGCCGAGCGCATCTCCGGCAAGCAGCTCGACGCTCTCTTCGACGCCTGGCTCTACGGCACCAAGAAGCCCTCAACCCCCAAAGCCCTCTGA
- a CDS encoding LCP family protein, whose amino-acid sequence MNLASMASRRRWLLLGLAALAVVALVAAGAVVITRLTGNDTPDRTAPVAGSPSATPAGTPTPSPSGPPPGANITGPLNLLLVGVDTRVSVPGWEPHADAVLVLHVPKGLGRAYLFSLPRDLLVDIPAFPKAGYAGGKTKLTHAMSYGSRVPGKPKQPSTAQGYELLRSTVSGYTGLRIDAGAVLTFTGFDRLVNALGGVDVYIDQRVASLHRRPDGKHRESVPGGYTGPQMVYEKGERHLNGWQALDYARQRYITGGDYARQRHQQQLIRALTRKILDEGLARQPERVDQVVAALGDTLIYVGGRRIVDLAYALGGVPEDRFVLVGLPGSGVGKGSAYRGEQLTSVGQKFITELRAGRADAYLSAHPTLRIKT is encoded by the coding sequence ATGAACCTCGCGTCGATGGCGTCGCGTCGACGGTGGCTGCTGCTGGGGCTGGCGGCCCTCGCCGTCGTCGCGCTGGTCGCGGCCGGGGCAGTGGTGATCACCCGGCTGACCGGCAACGACACGCCCGACCGAACGGCACCGGTGGCCGGCTCACCGAGCGCCACGCCGGCCGGTACGCCCACCCCCAGCCCGTCCGGGCCGCCGCCGGGCGCCAACATCACCGGTCCGCTGAACCTGCTGCTGGTCGGGGTGGACACCCGGGTCAGCGTGCCCGGCTGGGAGCCGCACGCCGACGCCGTGCTCGTGCTGCACGTACCCAAGGGGCTGGGCCGGGCGTACCTCTTCTCCCTCCCCCGCGACCTGCTGGTGGACATCCCGGCGTTCCCGAAGGCCGGCTACGCCGGTGGCAAGACCAAACTCACCCACGCGATGAGCTACGGCAGCCGGGTGCCGGGCAAGCCCAAACAGCCGAGCACAGCCCAGGGGTACGAACTGCTGCGCAGCACGGTCAGCGGGTACACCGGGCTCCGCATCGACGCCGGCGCGGTGCTCACCTTCACCGGGTTCGACCGGCTGGTGAACGCCCTGGGCGGGGTGGACGTCTACATCGACCAGCGGGTCGCCTCGCTGCACCGCCGGCCGGACGGTAAGCACCGGGAGAGTGTGCCCGGCGGCTACACCGGGCCGCAGATGGTCTACGAGAAGGGCGAGCGGCACCTCAACGGCTGGCAGGCGCTGGACTACGCACGGCAGCGCTACATCACCGGCGGCGACTATGCCCGGCAGCGCCACCAGCAGCAGCTGATCCGGGCGTTGACCCGCAAGATCCTGGACGAGGGCCTGGCCCGGCAGCCGGAGCGGGTCGACCAGGTGGTCGCCGCGCTGGGCGACACCCTGATCTACGTCGGTGGCCGCCGGATCGTCGACCTGGCGTACGCGTTGGGTGGGGTGCCGGAGGACCGGTTCGTGCTGGTCGGCCTGCCCGGCTCGGGCGTCGGCAAGGGCAGCGCCTATCGCGGCGAACAGCTCACCAGTGTCGGCCAGAAGTTCATCACCGAACTCCGTGCCGGCCGCGCCGACGCCTACCTGTCCGCCCACCCCACCCTACGCATCAAAACCTGA
- the guaA gene encoding glutamine-hydrolyzing GMP synthase → MSLPRPVLVVDFGAQYAQLIARRVREARVYSEIVPHSMPVAEMLAKNPAAIILSGGPSSVYAPDAPQIDAGMFTADVPVFGICYGFQAMAQALGGTVAKTGNREYGGTPLRPRLLDPGVLLRDLPADLPVWMSHGDCVTEAPEGFTVTAESAGAPVAAFEDLAGRRAGVQFHPEVGHTAHGQEMLTRFLYDIAGIEPTWTPENIIDEQVARIRAQVGDKEVICGLSGGVDSAVAAALVHKAVGDQLTCVFVDHGLLRAGEAEQVEKDYVAATGIKLKVVDAAERFLGALAGVTDPEQKRKIIGREFIRVFEAAAREVASHGDVEFLVQGTLYPDVVESGGGTGTANIKSHHNVGGLPEDLKFALVEPLRTLFKDEVRALGLELGLPEAMIWRHPFPGPGLAIRIIGAVDQERLDLLRQADLIAREELTAAGLDRGVWQFPVVLLADVRSVGVQGDGRSYGHPVVLRPVSSEDAMTADWSRLPYEVVARISTRITNEVAEVNRVVLDVTSKPPGTIEWE, encoded by the coding sequence ATGAGCCTGCCTCGCCCCGTCCTTGTGGTGGACTTCGGAGCCCAGTACGCCCAGCTCATCGCCCGCCGGGTCCGCGAGGCGAGGGTCTACTCCGAGATCGTGCCGCACTCGATGCCGGTCGCCGAGATGCTGGCGAAGAACCCGGCCGCGATCATCCTCTCCGGCGGCCCGTCCAGCGTCTACGCGCCGGACGCGCCACAGATCGACGCCGGTATGTTCACCGCCGACGTGCCGGTCTTCGGCATCTGCTACGGCTTCCAGGCGATGGCCCAGGCGCTCGGCGGCACGGTCGCGAAGACGGGCAACCGCGAGTACGGCGGCACACCGCTGCGCCCCCGCCTCCTCGACCCCGGTGTACTGCTCCGCGACCTGCCGGCCGACCTGCCGGTCTGGATGAGTCACGGCGACTGCGTCACCGAGGCGCCCGAGGGCTTCACGGTGACCGCCGAGTCGGCGGGCGCGCCGGTGGCCGCGTTCGAGGATCTGGCCGGTCGCCGGGCCGGGGTGCAGTTCCACCCGGAGGTCGGGCACACCGCGCACGGCCAGGAGATGCTGACCCGCTTCCTGTACGACATCGCCGGCATCGAGCCGACCTGGACGCCCGAGAACATCATCGACGAGCAGGTGGCCCGGATCCGCGCCCAGGTCGGCGACAAGGAGGTCATCTGCGGCCTGTCCGGCGGGGTGGACTCGGCGGTCGCCGCCGCGCTGGTGCACAAGGCGGTCGGTGACCAGCTCACCTGCGTCTTCGTCGACCACGGCCTGCTGCGTGCCGGCGAGGCCGAGCAGGTGGAGAAGGACTACGTGGCGGCCACCGGCATCAAGCTGAAGGTGGTCGACGCGGCGGAGCGGTTCCTCGGCGCGCTGGCCGGGGTGACCGACCCGGAGCAGAAGCGCAAGATCATCGGTCGGGAGTTCATCCGGGTCTTCGAGGCCGCCGCCCGCGAGGTCGCCTCGCACGGCGATGTGGAGTTCCTGGTCCAGGGCACCCTCTACCCGGACGTGGTGGAGTCCGGCGGCGGCACCGGCACCGCCAACATCAAGAGCCACCACAACGTCGGCGGCCTGCCTGAGGACCTGAAGTTCGCGCTGGTCGAGCCGCTGCGCACGCTGTTCAAGGACGAGGTCCGGGCGCTCGGCCTGGAGCTGGGCCTGCCCGAGGCGATGATCTGGCGGCACCCGTTCCCGGGCCCCGGCCTGGCCATCCGGATCATCGGCGCGGTCGACCAGGAGCGGCTCGACCTGCTCCGCCAGGCCGACCTGATCGCCCGGGAGGAGCTGACCGCCGCCGGCCTGGACCGCGGCGTCTGGCAGTTCCCGGTCGTGCTGCTGGCCGACGTGCGCAGTGTCGGCGTGCAGGGTGACGGGCGCAGCTACGGGCATCCCGTGGTGCTGCGCCCGGTCTCCAGCGAGGACGCGATGACCGCCGACTGGTCACGGCTGCCCTACGAGGTGGTGGCCCGGATCTCCACCCGGATCACCAACGAGGTGGCCGAGGTCAACCGCGTGGTGCTGGACGTGACCAGCAAGCCGCCGGGCACCATCGAGTGGGAGTGA
- a CDS encoding sugar phosphate isomerase/epimerase family protein encodes MPDQIAPDASSAGRLSRRSLLAASAGAAAALGAAGLPVLATGTPALAHSKDRDKGKSKLRVEPLIPSKNRGIILYSVRDRITAAPDDSGVPYGFERVLARLAEIGYKEIEFAGYTQNTAILGRQITPTEIRKILDDNGLVANGTHASIQAATFQQQLDIAEELGMKNIGTGSDPTNSAYKADWDAAADTWNELGRQARARGMRLYTHNHDAAYSFLLDSGPLDDQGRPTRSSGVRRLEYFFGKTDPRYVYFELDIYWAYVARYKHQKYIDPTGREVTDLFDPILTVADRTTRFPLFHAKDGDRDTSVPNGHQMTPLGEGDLNFQQFFQTIGERDFHHANWEMDTAPGGTANRAQSLDFAALSYRNMSDLTIYLKK; translated from the coding sequence ATGCCAGACCAGATCGCACCCGACGCCTCTTCTGCCGGCCGGCTCAGCCGCCGGTCACTGCTCGCCGCGTCCGCCGGCGCCGCCGCCGCGCTCGGCGCGGCCGGCCTGCCGGTGCTCGCCACCGGCACCCCCGCACTCGCCCACTCCAAGGACAGGGACAAGGGAAAGAGCAAGCTGCGGGTCGAGCCGCTGATCCCGTCGAAGAACCGCGGCATCATCCTCTACAGCGTCCGGGACCGGATCACCGCGGCGCCCGACGACAGCGGCGTGCCGTACGGCTTCGAGCGGGTCCTCGCCCGGCTCGCCGAGATCGGCTACAAGGAGATCGAGTTCGCCGGCTACACCCAGAACACCGCGATCCTCGGCCGGCAGATCACCCCGACCGAGATCCGCAAGATCCTCGACGACAACGGCCTGGTGGCCAACGGCACCCATGCCTCGATCCAGGCGGCCACCTTCCAGCAGCAGCTGGACATCGCCGAGGAACTCGGCATGAAGAACATCGGCACCGGCAGCGACCCGACCAACAGCGCGTACAAGGCCGACTGGGACGCCGCTGCCGACACCTGGAACGAGCTGGGCCGGCAGGCCCGGGCCCGGGGCATGCGGCTCTACACGCACAACCACGACGCCGCGTACAGCTTCCTGCTCGACTCCGGGCCCCTGGACGACCAGGGCCGCCCCACCCGCTCCTCCGGCGTCCGGCGGCTGGAGTACTTCTTCGGCAAGACGGACCCCCGGTACGTCTACTTCGAGCTCGACATCTACTGGGCCTACGTGGCCCGGTACAAGCACCAGAAGTACATCGACCCGACCGGCCGCGAGGTGACCGACCTGTTCGACCCGATCCTCACCGTGGCCGACCGGACCACCCGGTTCCCGCTCTTCCACGCCAAGGACGGCGACCGGGACACCAGCGTGCCCAACGGCCACCAGATGACCCCGCTGGGCGAGGGCGACCTCAACTTCCAGCAGTTCTTCCAGACCATCGGCGAGCGGGACTTCCACCACGCCAACTGGGAGATGGACACCGCCCCCGGTGGCACCGCCAACCGGGCCCAGTCGCTCGACTTCGCGGCGCTCAGCTACCGCAACATGTCCGACCTGACCATCTACCTCAAGAAGTGA
- a CDS encoding GMC family oxidoreductase, translating to MQYDVVVIGSGFGGSVTALRLAEKGYSVGVLEAGRRFADDEFPQTSWRARRFLWAPKLGCYGIQRLTLLRPADRRSGGGVLVLSGAGVGGGSLVYANTLYEPLPAFYTDPQWRDITDWRDELARHYDQAKRMLGVTTYPLNTGADRAMRAVADRMGVGHTFHATPVGVHIGRPGERVADPYFGGAGPERTGCLHCGSCMTGCRHGAKNTLVKNYLWLAERLGATVHPLTTVTAVKPAADGGYEVHTVRTGAWLRHRRQVIHADQVVFAAGALGTQRLLHEMKADGALAGLSSRLGELTRTNSEAILGASVARQRARAERLDFSEGVAITSSFHPDPQTHIEPVRYGRGSNAMGLLQSLLVDGGPHRVRRWLGSIVRQPGLAARMLSVRGWSERTVIALVMQSLDNSLTTRWRRGVFGRRLVTGPGHGTPSPTWIPAGNTAARLLAEEIGGTPGGSLTEPFDIPMTAHILGGAAIGATPADGVIDPYHRVYGHPGLHVVDGAAVSANLGVNPSLTITAQAERAMSLWPNKNDPDPRPPLGTPYRRLDPVPPRAPAVPPEAPAALRP from the coding sequence ATGCAGTACGACGTGGTCGTCATCGGGTCCGGCTTCGGCGGCAGCGTCACCGCGCTCCGGCTGGCCGAGAAGGGCTATTCGGTCGGCGTGCTGGAAGCCGGCCGACGCTTCGCCGACGACGAGTTCCCGCAGACGTCCTGGCGGGCCCGTCGGTTCCTGTGGGCACCGAAGCTGGGCTGCTACGGCATCCAGCGGCTCACCCTGCTCCGCCCGGCCGACCGGCGATCGGGTGGCGGCGTGCTGGTGCTCTCCGGAGCGGGGGTGGGCGGCGGCTCGCTGGTCTATGCGAACACCCTCTACGAGCCGCTGCCGGCCTTCTACACCGACCCGCAGTGGCGGGACATCACCGACTGGCGTGACGAGTTGGCCCGTCACTACGACCAGGCGAAGCGGATGCTCGGTGTCACCACGTACCCGCTGAACACCGGCGCGGACCGGGCCATGCGGGCGGTGGCCGACCGGATGGGGGTGGGGCACACCTTCCACGCCACTCCGGTGGGCGTGCACATCGGCCGCCCCGGCGAGCGGGTCGCCGACCCGTACTTCGGCGGCGCCGGCCCGGAGCGCACCGGCTGTCTGCACTGCGGCTCGTGCATGACCGGCTGCCGGCACGGGGCGAAGAACACACTGGTCAAGAACTATCTCTGGCTCGCCGAGCGGCTGGGCGCCACGGTGCATCCGCTGACCACGGTGACCGCCGTCAAACCGGCCGCCGACGGCGGGTACGAGGTGCACACGGTCCGCACCGGCGCCTGGCTGCGTCACCGCCGCCAGGTGATCCACGCCGACCAGGTGGTCTTCGCCGCGGGGGCGCTCGGCACCCAACGGCTGCTGCACGAGATGAAGGCCGACGGTGCGCTGGCCGGGCTCTCGTCCCGCCTCGGCGAGCTGACCCGGACCAACTCGGAGGCGATCCTCGGCGCCTCGGTGGCGCGCCAGCGGGCCCGGGCCGAGCGGTTGGACTTCAGCGAGGGGGTGGCCATCACCAGCTCGTTCCATCCCGACCCGCAGACGCACATCGAGCCGGTCCGCTACGGGCGCGGCTCGAACGCGATGGGGCTGCTCCAGTCGCTGCTGGTCGACGGTGGTCCGCACCGGGTCCGGCGCTGGCTGGGCAGCATCGTGCGGCAGCCCGGGCTGGCCGCCCGGATGCTGTCGGTGCGCGGCTGGTCGGAGCGGACGGTGATCGCCCTGGTGATGCAGTCGCTGGACAACTCGCTGACCACCCGGTGGCGGCGCGGCGTGTTCGGCCGTCGGCTGGTCACCGGCCCGGGCCACGGCACGCCGAGCCCGACCTGGATCCCGGCCGGCAACACCGCGGCCCGGCTGCTCGCCGAGGAGATCGGCGGTACGCCCGGCGGCTCGCTCACCGAGCCCTTCGACATCCCGATGACCGCGCACATCCTGGGCGGGGCGGCGATCGGGGCCACCCCGGCCGACGGGGTGATCGATCCCTACCACCGGGTGTACGGGCACCCCGGGCTGCACGTGGTGGACGGAGCCGCGGTCTCGGCCAACCTGGGCGTCAACCCATCGTTGACCATCACGGCCCAGGCCGAACGCGCCATGTCCCTCTGGCCCAACAAGAACGACCCGGACCCGCGCCCCCCACTCGGCACCCCCTACCGCCGCCTGGACCCGGTCCCACCCCGAGCCCCGGCCGTCCCACCCGAGGCGCCGGCCGCCCTGCGCCCCTGA
- a CDS encoding M1 family metallopeptidase gives MVLTGRRPPRRRVAVAVTALTSAIALGAAGCTGADRDMFRPGAADAGDPYVPGHGNGGYDVKNYHLDVRYDPATDRLTGRATITATATQDLSRFNLDLVGLQVGAVTVNGTRAEHRRDDGELVVTPPDGLSRGRPFTVAVDYAGVPTAVRDGALGSGGFLHTADGAVALGQPDSAATWFPVNDHPSDKASYELAVTVPDGLSALSNGVPGPKSSADGWTTWRWSERTPMASYLSTLVIGDYRVVTGSHAGQPMITAVAASLPATGGAAGSLARTGEIVDFLASRFGPYPFESYGGIVVADDRVAYALETQSRPVYGPAFFADDRPNPGVVAHELAHQWFGDSVSLTRWGDIWLNEGFASYAEWLWEEHDGGRTAQRNFELQYAATDWSQPSVEPGRERMFGAAVYKRGALAVHALRRTVGDATFFRILHTWTTERAAGSGTTADFVALAERVADRQLRPLFDAWLVGGAPPTLP, from the coding sequence ATGGTCCTGACCGGACGGAGACCGCCCCGGCGCCGGGTGGCCGTCGCCGTCACCGCGCTGACCAGCGCGATCGCGCTGGGCGCGGCCGGCTGCACGGGCGCCGACCGCGACATGTTCCGGCCGGGTGCCGCCGACGCCGGAGACCCGTACGTTCCAGGCCACGGCAACGGCGGGTACGACGTCAAGAACTACCACCTGGACGTCCGCTACGACCCGGCGACCGACCGGCTGACCGGCCGGGCCACCATCACGGCGACGGCAACCCAGGACCTGTCCCGGTTCAACCTGGACCTGGTCGGTCTGCAGGTCGGCGCGGTCACCGTCAACGGCACCCGGGCCGAACACCGCCGCGACGACGGCGAGCTGGTGGTGACCCCGCCCGACGGGCTGTCACGCGGCCGGCCGTTCACCGTGGCGGTCGACTACGCCGGCGTACCCACCGCCGTCAGAGACGGGGCGCTGGGCAGCGGCGGTTTCCTGCACACCGCCGACGGCGCGGTCGCGCTCGGCCAGCCCGACTCCGCCGCCACCTGGTTCCCGGTCAACGACCACCCGTCGGACAAGGCCAGCTACGAACTGGCGGTGACCGTCCCGGACGGTCTCTCCGCGCTGAGCAACGGGGTGCCCGGGCCGAAGAGCAGCGCCGACGGCTGGACCACCTGGCGCTGGTCGGAGCGCACCCCGATGGCCAGCTACCTGAGCACCCTGGTGATCGGCGACTACCGGGTGGTGACCGGCAGTCACGCCGGCCAGCCGATGATCACCGCGGTGGCGGCGAGCCTGCCGGCGACCGGTGGCGCAGCCGGCTCGCTGGCCCGCACCGGAGAGATCGTCGACTTCCTGGCCAGCCGCTTCGGCCCGTACCCGTTCGAGTCGTACGGCGGGATCGTCGTCGCCGACGACCGGGTCGCCTACGCGCTGGAGACCCAGTCCCGGCCCGTCTACGGGCCCGCCTTCTTCGCCGACGACCGGCCCAACCCGGGCGTGGTCGCGCACGAGCTGGCCCACCAGTGGTTCGGCGACAGCGTGTCGCTCACCAGGTGGGGGGACATCTGGCTCAACGAGGGCTTCGCCAGCTACGCCGAGTGGCTGTGGGAGGAGCACGACGGCGGCCGGACCGCGCAGCGCAACTTCGAACTCCAGTACGCGGCGACCGACTGGTCGCAACCATCGGTCGAGCCGGGCCGGGAGCGGATGTTCGGCGCCGCCGTCTACAAGCGTGGCGCGCTCGCCGTGCACGCCCTGCGTCGGACCGTCGGCGACGCCACGTTCTTCCGCATCCTGCACACCTGGACCACCGAGCGGGCGGCGGGCAGCGGCACCACCGCGGACTTCGTCGCGCTGGCCGAGCGGGTGGCCGACCGGCAGCTACGCCCGCTGTTCGACGCCTGGTTGGTGGGTGGCGCGCCGCCCACCCTGCCGTGA